The following proteins are encoded in a genomic region of Bradyrhizobium sp. SK17:
- a CDS encoding Zn-dependent alcohol dehydrogenase, whose translation MTLTCRAAVLHRSGTPLSVERISLASPTPTDVVVKLRAAGLCHTDLEVIDGSLRYPLPMILGHEAAGVVEEVGSAVRDIRAGDHVVLSWNPHCGHCFHCDRAQPILCETYLARGAEGVHFDGSSKAQLADGAKLAHLMFLGAFSEYVVLPAQQAIVVAREIPFDRACLIGCGVMTGVGAALNVAEIGHGDTVMVAGCGAVGLAAVQGARLAGAGAIIAVDLDDAKLALARKLGATHTVNVAHSDPVQFAREATRGRGADVILEAAGHPLAFRQTAEAVRPGGQVIWLGKIDVSHDVSFRWGALMGEKRFRRSSYGGARPRRDFPWLARAYLDGRLKLDELITGRCTLDGINDGFEALRRGRSIRTVVEF comes from the coding sequence ATGACCCTGACCTGCCGCGCGGCGGTGCTGCATCGAAGCGGAACGCCGCTCTCCGTCGAACGTATCTCGCTGGCGTCGCCCACGCCGACCGATGTCGTGGTAAAGCTCCGTGCCGCGGGGCTCTGCCACACCGACCTCGAGGTGATCGATGGATCGCTGCGCTATCCGTTGCCGATGATCCTCGGCCATGAGGCGGCCGGCGTGGTCGAGGAGGTCGGCAGCGCGGTGCGCGACATCCGTGCCGGCGATCACGTCGTGCTGTCCTGGAATCCGCACTGCGGCCACTGCTTTCACTGCGACCGCGCGCAGCCGATCCTGTGCGAGACCTATCTCGCCAGGGGCGCAGAAGGCGTGCATTTCGACGGCAGCTCGAAGGCGCAGCTCGCGGACGGCGCGAAGCTGGCGCATCTGATGTTCCTCGGCGCATTCTCCGAATATGTCGTGCTGCCGGCGCAGCAGGCGATCGTCGTGGCCAGGGAGATCCCGTTCGACCGTGCCTGCCTGATCGGCTGCGGCGTCATGACCGGCGTCGGCGCGGCGTTGAATGTCGCCGAGATCGGCCACGGCGACACCGTGATGGTCGCGGGCTGCGGCGCGGTCGGGCTGGCCGCGGTGCAGGGTGCCCGGCTTGCCGGCGCCGGTGCCATCATTGCGGTCGATCTCGACGATGCCAAGCTTGCGCTGGCGCGGAAGCTCGGTGCGACGCATACCGTCAACGTTGCGCACAGCGACCCGGTCCAGTTCGCCAGGGAGGCGACGCGCGGGCGAGGGGCGGACGTCATCCTCGAAGCGGCCGGGCACCCGCTGGCGTTCCGGCAGACTGCGGAGGCGGTGCGGCCGGGCGGTCAGGTGATCTGGCTCGGCAAGATCGACGTCTCGCACGATGTGAGCTTCCGCTGGGGCGCATTGATGGGCGAGAAGCGGTTTCGCCGCTCGAGCTATGGCGGCGCGCGGCCGCGGCGTGACTTTCCCTGGCTGGCGCGGGCCTATCTCGATGGCCGGCTCAAGCTCGACGAGCTGATCACCGGCCGCTGCACGCTCGACGGCATCAATGACGGCTTCGAGGCATTGCGCCGCGGGCGGTCGATCCGCACGGTCGTCGAATTCTGA
- a CDS encoding MFS transporter encodes MTVSDVTAAAGSRAPAAVARTAQAQQVADIAARLERLPLTSYQRWIFGIIATAWFFDSMDLAALTFVLGSIRQTFGLSTAEAGLLSSMSFLGMFAGAASAGMLADRFGRARVFQVSMIFWGLGSLCCGLSTTATALGASRLLLGFGMGMEFPVAQSMVSEIMPARNRGRYIAFLEGFWPLGFIASGLLTYFVLQVADWRWVFILQAIPAVFVLVVRRYVPESPRWLASHGHSDRAESTVRDIESKVRDRLGGGELPPVVRQAAAPAPEVTGLRTLFSGIYAKRTTMLWTLWFFALLGFYGLTTWLGALLQAKGFPITKSVFYTIMISLAGIPGFLVSAWLVESWGRKATLVMNLLCGAIACHFYGSAADQTQLIIAGLCMQFFLFGMWSALYAYTPELYPTHVRATGTGFASAVGRIGSLIGPYVIGVILPAAGQSGVFALGAGAFVIAALAVLLLGEETRGRTLESISH; translated from the coding sequence ATGACCGTTTCCGACGTCACCGCAGCAGCTGGTAGCCGGGCTCCGGCCGCCGTCGCGCGAACCGCGCAGGCGCAGCAGGTCGCCGATATCGCGGCACGGCTCGAACGCCTGCCGCTGACCTCCTATCAGCGCTGGATCTTCGGGATCATCGCGACGGCGTGGTTCTTCGACAGCATGGACCTCGCCGCGCTGACCTTCGTGCTCGGCTCGATCCGTCAGACCTTTGGCCTCTCGACCGCGGAAGCAGGCCTGTTGTCCAGCATGAGCTTCCTCGGCATGTTCGCCGGCGCCGCTTCCGCCGGCATGCTGGCCGACCGCTTCGGCCGCGCCCGCGTCTTCCAGGTCAGCATGATCTTCTGGGGATTGGGCAGCCTGTGCTGCGGCCTCTCCACGACGGCGACCGCGCTCGGCGCCTCCCGCCTGCTGCTCGGCTTCGGAATGGGCATGGAGTTTCCGGTCGCGCAATCGATGGTCTCGGAAATCATGCCGGCCCGCAACCGCGGCCGCTATATCGCGTTCCTCGAGGGGTTCTGGCCGCTCGGCTTCATCGCCTCGGGCCTGTTGACCTATTTCGTGCTGCAAGTCGCCGACTGGCGCTGGGTCTTCATCCTTCAGGCGATCCCGGCCGTCTTCGTGCTCGTGGTGCGCCGCTACGTTCCGGAATCGCCGCGCTGGCTCGCGTCGCACGGCCATTCGGACCGGGCCGAGTCGACGGTACGCGACATCGAGAGCAAGGTCCGCGACCGTCTCGGCGGCGGGGAACTGCCGCCGGTCGTGCGCCAGGCGGCCGCGCCCGCGCCCGAGGTCACCGGCCTGAGGACGCTGTTTTCAGGCATCTACGCCAAGCGGACCACGATGCTGTGGACCTTGTGGTTCTTTGCCCTGCTCGGCTTCTACGGCCTGACCACGTGGCTCGGAGCACTGCTCCAGGCCAAGGGATTCCCGATCACCAAATCGGTGTTCTACACCATCATGATCTCGCTCGCGGGCATCCCCGGCTTCCTGGTTTCGGCCTGGCTCGTGGAATCCTGGGGACGAAAGGCGACGCTGGTGATGAACCTGCTGTGCGGCGCGATCGCCTGCCACTTCTACGGCTCGGCGGCGGACCAGACCCAACTCATCATCGCCGGCCTGTGCATGCAGTTCTTCCTGTTCGGGATGTGGTCGGCGCTCTACGCCTACACGCCTGAACTGTACCCGACCCATGTCCGTGCCACCGGAACGGGTTTTGCGTCCGCGGTCGGCCGAATCGGTTCGCTGATCGGCCCCTACGTGATCGGCGTGATTCTCCCGGCGGCGGGACAAAGTGGCGTTTTCGCGCTCGGTGCCGGCGCATTCGTGATCGCGGCCCTCGCTGTGCTGCTGCTTGGCGAGGAAACCCGCGGCCGGACGCTGGAAAGCATCTCGCACTGA
- a CDS encoding sterol desaturase family protein has product MELAATVMTDRQRKYRATYRERVVGWYNGWLHVVLIYTIGFTALYVYLANLHDVKWWEYLTIPVVFLIANFFEWAVHRFVMHRPSNVPLLRAIYSRHTLMHHQFFTEEEMRFADHHDWRVTFFPPYALVVFTLMSIPPAIVAGLVISANTGWLLITTTTSMYLIYEFMHFCCHVEENAFVRNMPFVNTIRRHHTAHHNQSIMMERNMNLTFPVMDYVFGTSDLNRGLLGHVFNGYSTRYVKTDMRRTARTPRVVVKEQPVPHAAA; this is encoded by the coding sequence ATGGAGTTGGCTGCAACAGTGATGACCGATCGCCAGCGCAAATATCGTGCGACCTACCGCGAGCGCGTGGTCGGCTGGTACAATGGCTGGCTGCATGTCGTGCTGATCTACACGATCGGCTTCACGGCGCTGTATGTCTACCTGGCCAATCTGCATGACGTGAAGTGGTGGGAATATCTCACCATTCCCGTGGTCTTCCTGATCGCGAACTTCTTCGAATGGGCGGTGCATCGCTTCGTCATGCACCGGCCCTCGAACGTGCCGCTGCTGCGCGCGATCTACAGCCGCCACACGCTGATGCACCATCAGTTCTTCACCGAGGAGGAGATGCGGTTTGCCGACCATCACGACTGGCGCGTCACCTTCTTCCCGCCCTATGCGCTCGTCGTGTTCACGTTGATGTCGATCCCGCCGGCGATCGTCGCCGGGCTAGTGATCTCGGCCAATACCGGCTGGCTGCTGATCACCACGACCACGTCGATGTACCTGATCTATGAATTCATGCATTTCTGCTGCCACGTCGAGGAAAATGCCTTCGTGCGCAACATGCCGTTCGTCAACACCATCCGCCGGCATCACACCGCCCATCACAACCAGTCGATCATGATGGAGCGCAACATGAACCTGACCTTCCCGGTGATGGACTATGTGTTCGGTACCTCCGATCTCAATCGCGGCCTGCTCGGCCACGTCTTCAACGGCTACAGCACGCGCTACGTGAAGACCGACATGCGGCGCACGGCGCGGACGCCGCGGGTCGTGGTGAAGGAGCAGCCGGTGCCGCATGCCGCAGCTTGA
- a CDS encoding DUF6166 domain-containing protein: protein MASYTGDRTIDGISVQVDGEPLSPHYDQLRLTEHGFEWSYEGPEPAQLAFALLYHHLRDATAAKALHAAFMRRVVANFDNEWELSSADLDEAVAALRSEQTV from the coding sequence ATGGCGAGCTATACCGGGGACCGCACCATCGACGGCATTTCGGTGCAGGTCGACGGCGAGCCGCTGTCGCCGCATTACGATCAGCTCCGGCTCACCGAACACGGCTTTGAATGGAGCTATGAGGGGCCCGAGCCGGCGCAGCTGGCGTTCGCGCTGCTCTATCACCACCTGCGCGACGCCACTGCCGCGAAGGCGCTGCACGCGGCGTTCATGCGCCGCGTCGTCGCCAATTTCGACAATGAATGGGAGCTCTCCTCGGCCGATCTCGACGAGGCGGTCGCGGCACTGCGGTCCGAACAGACGGTGTAA
- a CDS encoding DUF1236 domain-containing protein has translation MNKRFAVSLVAAASLLASGSAFAQSTTAAGAANGARAGGEIAGPVGEIVGGTVGAAVGAGLEIPNAVITSIPRDEPSVVVRERVVVGEPLPDTVVLRPVPRYTEYRYAVVNDRRVIVDARTHRIVKIID, from the coding sequence ATGAACAAGCGTTTTGCAGTTTCCCTTGTCGCTGCCGCGTCGCTGCTCGCGTCCGGTTCGGCCTTCGCGCAATCCACGACCGCTGCGGGCGCCGCGAACGGCGCGCGGGCCGGCGGCGAAATCGCGGGTCCCGTTGGCGAGATCGTCGGTGGCACGGTGGGTGCCGCGGTCGGCGCCGGCCTCGAGATTCCGAACGCGGTGATCACCTCGATTCCACGCGACGAGCCGTCGGTGGTGGTGCGCGAACGCGTCGTGGTCGGCGAGCCGCTGCCCGACACCGTGGTGCTGCGTCCGGTGCCGCGCTACACTGAATATCGCTACGCGGTCGTCAATGATCGCCGCGTGATCGTCGACGCGCGCACCCACCGGATCGTCAAGATCATCGACTGA
- a CDS encoding thiamine pyrophosphate-dependent enzyme, producing MTSTPARNTKVMNRFDLTQRLVTKLKDEAVIGGIGNTNFDLWAAGHRPENFYMLGSMGLAFPIALGVALAQPKRRVFALEGDGSLLMQLGCLSTIATLAPNNLTMVVMDNGIYQITGSQPTPAASHTDIVAIALASGLANSSWAADEDDFDRLIEQSKSAPGPTLIGVRIDDKPGTGTTRRDPVQIRERFMHGMGVRQLL from the coding sequence ATGACCAGCACGCCCGCGCGCAACACCAAGGTGATGAACCGCTTCGATCTGACGCAGCGCCTCGTCACAAAGCTAAAGGACGAGGCCGTGATCGGCGGCATCGGCAACACCAACTTTGATCTTTGGGCCGCCGGCCACCGGCCTGAGAATTTCTACATGCTGGGCAGCATGGGACTTGCGTTTCCGATCGCGCTCGGCGTTGCGCTGGCGCAACCGAAGCGACGGGTGTTCGCGCTGGAAGGCGACGGCTCGCTGCTGATGCAGCTCGGCTGCCTCTCGACCATCGCGACGCTGGCGCCGAACAACCTCACCATGGTGGTGATGGACAACGGCATCTACCAGATCACCGGCAGCCAGCCGACCCCGGCGGCGAGCCATACCGATATCGTCGCAATCGCACTCGCCAGCGGCCTCGCCAACAGTTCCTGGGCCGCCGATGAGGACGATTTCGACCGATTGATCGAGCAGTCGAAATCGGCTCCCGGCCCCACGCTGATCGGCGTCCGCATCGACGACAAGCCGGGCACCGGCACGACGAGGCGCGACCCCGTGCAGATCCGCGAGCGCTTCATGCATGGGATGGGAGTGCGGCAGCTGCTGTAG
- a CDS encoding thiamine pyrophosphate-binding protein, whose protein sequence is MAAAEQASSQTSGTTWHDIVLQTLKRNEIRLVPYVPDRVLTTLIKNLDADPYFTTFPTAREEEAVGIVSGAWMAGTRGAVLMQTSGFATLANVLASLAVPYQIPLIMFVSERGTLGEFNYGQALVCRTMRPVLDSLAMEHHTVTRLDELEFIADRSIKQAITTQAPVALILSPLLTGGKTFDK, encoded by the coding sequence ATGGCGGCCGCGGAACAAGCCTCGTCCCAGACATCGGGGACGACCTGGCACGACATCGTGCTGCAGACGCTGAAGCGGAACGAGATCAGGCTGGTGCCCTATGTGCCCGACCGGGTGCTGACCACCCTGATCAAGAACCTGGACGCCGACCCGTATTTCACGACATTTCCGACCGCACGCGAGGAAGAGGCCGTCGGCATCGTCTCCGGCGCCTGGATGGCCGGCACGCGCGGCGCGGTGCTGATGCAGACCTCGGGCTTTGCCACGCTCGCCAACGTGCTGGCCTCGCTCGCAGTACCCTACCAGATCCCGCTGATCATGTTCGTCTCCGAGCGCGGCACGCTCGGTGAGTTCAATTACGGCCAGGCGCTGGTCTGCCGCACCATGCGCCCGGTGCTGGATTCGCTGGCGATGGAGCACCACACCGTCACCCGGCTCGACGAGCTCGAATTCATCGCCGACCGTTCGATCAAGCAGGCGATCACCACCCAGGCGCCGGTGGCGCTGATCCTCTCGCCGCTGTTGACCGGCGGCAAGACCTTCGACAAGTGA
- a CDS encoding ketopantoate reductase family protein, whose protein sequence is MVGHSDSAKVTSNLWGERWSKLVANVMGNGLSACTGLPGSEVLQSEPLRRFSTRLGSEAIRVGQAQGYQLEEILHLLPETIARAGEGDETAIRACDEQRFKDSKRTSSAQRPSMGQDMQKGRRTEIEFLNGFVVREGEKLGLACNANAALTDIVKRVERGELKPDPRHITELRMN, encoded by the coding sequence TTGGTCGGCCATTCCGATAGCGCCAAGGTCACTTCCAATCTCTGGGGCGAGCGCTGGTCCAAGCTGGTCGCCAATGTGATGGGCAACGGGCTGTCGGCGTGCACCGGCCTGCCGGGCAGCGAGGTGCTGCAAAGCGAGCCGCTGCGCCGCTTCTCGACCCGGCTCGGCAGCGAGGCGATCCGCGTCGGCCAGGCGCAGGGCTATCAGCTCGAGGAGATCCTGCACCTGCTGCCCGAGACCATCGCCCGTGCCGGCGAGGGCGACGAAACCGCGATCCGCGCCTGCGACGAGCAGCGCTTCAAGGACAGTAAGCGCACCTCGTCGGCGCAGCGCCCCTCGATGGGCCAGGACATGCAGAAGGGCCGCCGCACCGAGATCGAATTCCTCAACGGCTTCGTGGTCCGCGAGGGCGAGAAGCTGGGCCTTGCCTGCAACGCCAACGCCGCACTGACCGACATCGTCAAGCGCGTCGAGCGCGGCGAGCTGAAGCCGGACCCACGGCATATCACCGAACTGCGGATGAATTGA
- a CDS encoding acetate--CoA ligase family protein: protein MSNSKDAVRKILDAVKADKRTSLTAPEGKVVCDAYGIPVPKEGVAKSASEAARIASDMGFPVVMKIVSPDILHKTEAGGVVVGVKNTADAEKSYETILANARKYKADAKIEGIQVQQMLGGGTEVIVGSITDGSFGKLVAFGLGGVLVEILKDITFRLAPATKDDALSMLDGIQAHEMLKGVRGGEPVNREALADVIVKVSQLVSDFPEIVELDLNPVFATSKNAIAADVRIVVDFDYKPRPAPRPTEEIVAAMSRIMQPKGVAVIGASAEDGKIGNSVMKNLINGGYKGEIYPIHPKAEEILGYKAYKSVKDVPGVIDTAVFAIPAKFVAGALAECGEKKIPGAVLIPSGFAEAGAPELQAEIVEVGKKYNIRLMGPNIYGFYYTPANLCATFCTAYDVKGHAALSSQSGGIGMAIIGFSRSAKMGVSAIVGLGNKSDIDEDDLLAFFEQDPNTNLIAQHCEDLKDGRAFAEAAKRVSKKKPVVVLKAGRTSAGAKAASSHTGALAGNDKIYEDVFKQSGVIRARSLRQLLEFARGVPVLPTPKGENILIITGAGGSGVLLSDSVVDNGLSLMAMPPDLDAAFRKFIPPFGAAGNPVDITGGEPPITYVNTVKLGLSDERIHALILGYWHTIVTPPMVFARNMVEVKKEMEAKGFVKPMVASLAGDVEVEEAAEYLYQHGIPAYAYSTELPVEVLGAKYKWARGAGLL, encoded by the coding sequence ATGTCAAACTCGAAGGATGCGGTCCGCAAAATTCTCGATGCGGTCAAGGCCGACAAGCGCACGAGCCTCACCGCGCCCGAAGGCAAGGTGGTCTGCGACGCCTATGGCATTCCGGTGCCGAAGGAGGGCGTCGCCAAGTCGGCCTCCGAGGCCGCGCGCATCGCTTCCGACATGGGTTTTCCGGTCGTGATGAAGATCGTCTCGCCCGACATCCTGCATAAGACCGAGGCCGGCGGCGTCGTGGTCGGCGTCAAGAACACGGCGGACGCCGAGAAGAGCTACGAGACCATTCTGGCCAACGCCAGGAAGTACAAGGCCGATGCCAAGATCGAGGGCATCCAGGTGCAGCAGATGCTGGGCGGCGGCACCGAGGTGATCGTCGGCTCGATCACCGACGGCTCGTTCGGCAAGCTGGTCGCCTTCGGCCTCGGCGGCGTGCTGGTCGAGATCCTCAAGGACATCACCTTCCGCCTCGCGCCCGCGACCAAGGACGACGCGCTGTCGATGCTCGACGGCATCCAGGCCCATGAGATGCTGAAGGGCGTGCGCGGCGGCGAGCCGGTCAACCGCGAGGCGCTGGCCGACGTCATCGTCAAGGTCTCGCAACTCGTCAGCGACTTCCCCGAGATCGTCGAGCTCGACCTCAATCCGGTGTTCGCCACCAGCAAGAACGCGATCGCCGCAGACGTCCGCATCGTCGTCGACTTCGACTACAAGCCGCGCCCGGCGCCGCGCCCGACCGAGGAGATCGTGGCGGCGATGAGCCGCATCATGCAGCCGAAGGGCGTGGCGGTGATCGGCGCCTCCGCCGAGGACGGCAAGATCGGCAACTCGGTGATGAAGAACCTCATCAACGGCGGCTACAAGGGCGAGATCTATCCGATCCACCCCAAGGCGGAAGAGATTTTGGGCTACAAGGCCTACAAGAGCGTCAAGGACGTCCCCGGCGTGATCGACACGGCGGTGTTCGCGATCCCCGCGAAATTCGTCGCCGGCGCGCTCGCCGAATGCGGCGAAAAGAAAATCCCCGGCGCGGTGCTGATTCCCTCGGGCTTTGCCGAGGCCGGCGCGCCCGAATTGCAGGCCGAGATCGTCGAGGTCGGCAAGAAGTACAACATCCGCCTGATGGGGCCGAACATCTACGGCTTCTACTATACGCCAGCCAATCTCTGCGCGACCTTCTGCACCGCCTACGACGTCAAGGGCCACGCCGCGCTGTCGTCGCAGTCGGGCGGCATCGGCATGGCGATCATCGGCTTCTCGCGTTCGGCCAAGATGGGCGTGTCGGCGATCGTCGGTCTCGGCAACAAGTCCGACATCGACGAGGACGATCTGCTCGCCTTCTTCGAGCAGGATCCCAACACCAATCTGATCGCGCAGCACTGCGAGGACCTCAAGGACGGCCGCGCCTTCGCCGAAGCCGCCAAGCGCGTCTCCAAGAAGAAGCCGGTGGTGGTGCTCAAGGCCGGCCGCACCTCGGCTGGCGCCAAGGCCGCCTCGTCGCACACCGGCGCGCTCGCCGGCAACGACAAGATCTATGAGGACGTGTTCAAGCAGTCCGGCGTGATCCGCGCGCGCAGCCTGCGGCAATTGCTGGAATTCGCCCGCGGCGTGCCGGTGCTGCCGACGCCGAAGGGCGAGAACATCCTGATCATCACCGGCGCCGGTGGCTCCGGCGTGCTGCTGTCGGATTCCGTGGTCGATAACGGCCTGTCGCTGATGGCGATGCCGCCGGATCTCGATGCCGCGTTCCGCAAGTTCATCCCGCCATTCGGCGCGGCGGGCAATCCCGTCGACATCACCGGCGGCGAGCCGCCGATCACCTATGTCAACACCGTCAAGCTCGGCCTGTCGGATGAGCGCATCCACGCGCTGATCCTCGGTTACTGGCACACCATCGTGACGCCGCCGATGGTGTTCGCGCGCAACATGGTGGAGGTGAAGAAGGAGATGGAGGCGAAGGGCTTCGTCAAGCCGATGGTCGCCTCGCTCGCCGGCGACGTCGAGGTCGAGGAGGCCGCCGAATATCTCTATCAGCACGGCATCCCGGCCTATGCCTATTCGACCGAGCTGCCGGTCGAGGTGCTCGGTGCCAAGTACAAATGGGCACGCGGCGCGGGCCTGCTCTGA
- a CDS encoding GntR family transcriptional regulator, whose product MADSNKRSSTARARAAGSRRPARSSSATGDKSRAAAQARLPQSDVTLTDRAYAELEELIVTLQLPPGTALSELVLAKRLDIGRTPIREALQRLSRDGLVNILARRGVLVSEIDLRAQLRLLEVRRELERLMARGAAERATSEQRAQFAEIATGMRRAAEKSDDLLFMRLDHQFNTLVSAASRNEFASRAMGLMHGLSRRFWYQHYKEAADLPLAARLHADVAEAIAERRVDAAGAASDSLIDYIESFARSTL is encoded by the coding sequence ATGGCAGATTCGAACAAACGATCCAGCACGGCGCGCGCGCGCGCAGCAGGTAGTCGCCGGCCGGCGCGGTCATCGTCGGCTACCGGTGACAAGTCACGCGCTGCGGCGCAAGCCCGGCTCCCGCAAAGCGACGTCACGCTGACCGATCGTGCCTATGCCGAGCTGGAAGAGCTGATCGTGACGCTGCAACTGCCGCCCGGCACCGCGCTCTCCGAGCTGGTGCTCGCCAAGCGGCTCGACATCGGCCGCACTCCGATCCGTGAGGCCTTGCAGCGCCTGTCGCGCGATGGCCTGGTCAACATCCTCGCCCGCCGCGGCGTGCTGGTGTCGGAGATCGACCTGCGCGCGCAGCTTCGCCTGCTCGAAGTGCGGCGCGAGCTGGAACGGCTGATGGCACGCGGCGCGGCCGAGCGCGCCACCAGCGAGCAGCGCGCCCAGTTCGCCGAGATCGCCACCGGCATGCGGCGCGCGGCGGAGAAATCCGACGATCTCCTGTTCATGCGGCTGGACCACCAGTTCAATACGCTGGTCTCCGCGGCGTCACGCAACGAGTTCGCCTCCCGCGCCATGGGCCTGATGCACGGCCTGTCGCGCCGGTTCTGGTACCAGCATTACAAGGAAGCCGCCGACCTGCCGCTCGCGGCGCGGCTGCATGCCGACGTCGCCGAGGCCATCGCCGAGCGGCGCGTCGACGCTGCGGGGGCGGCGTCCGACAGCCTGATCGACTACATCGAGAGCTTTGCGCGCTCGACGCTGTGA
- a CDS encoding ketopantoate reductase family protein yields MGRKIAIVGAGAVGGYAGAHMVQAGEDVTFIDPWPEHVAHMRKHGLRVTHAMDVAEFSVPVRALHVTDAQQLAKEKPVDIAFVCMKSYDTAWAAMLIRQYLAADGYVVSLQNCMNEETIAGVVGWGKTLGCIASSITVNLPEPGHIHRGAGKGGAAHRVSRRRGAWPHHVTGGGGVPVGRPFR; encoded by the coding sequence ATGGGCCGCAAGATCGCGATCGTCGGAGCTGGAGCTGTCGGCGGCTACGCCGGGGCGCATATGGTGCAGGCGGGTGAAGACGTCACCTTCATCGATCCGTGGCCCGAGCATGTCGCGCACATGCGCAAGCACGGACTGCGCGTCACCCACGCGATGGATGTCGCCGAGTTCTCGGTCCCGGTCCGCGCGCTGCACGTCACCGACGCGCAGCAACTCGCCAAGGAGAAACCGGTCGACATCGCCTTCGTCTGCATGAAATCCTACGACACCGCCTGGGCCGCCATGCTGATCCGGCAATATCTGGCCGCGGACGGTTACGTCGTGTCGTTGCAGAACTGCATGAACGAGGAGACCATCGCCGGCGTCGTCGGCTGGGGCAAGACGCTCGGCTGCATCGCGAGCAGCATCACCGTCAATCTGCCGGAGCCGGGCCACATCCACCGCGGTGCCGGCAAGGGCGGGGCGGCGCACCGTGTTTCGCGCCGGCGAGGTGCATGGCCGCATCACGTCACGGGCGGAGGAGGTGTGCCGGTTGGTCGGCCATTCCGATAG
- a CDS encoding OST-HTH/LOTUS domain-containing protein: protein MTLGEVGRQITNVAPDFDQRTYGFRTLGELVRRTNAFEIDHPKGGSMRIRIKPAAAPAPRRRAPRRRAEQKPSEGTARAADRSESPLDLNQ, encoded by the coding sequence GTGACGCTTGGCGAAGTCGGACGCCAGATTACCAATGTCGCACCCGACTTCGATCAGAGGACCTACGGCTTCCGCACGCTCGGCGAACTGGTGCGCAGGACAAACGCCTTCGAGATCGATCACCCCAAAGGCGGCTCGATGCGGATCCGGATCAAGCCGGCGGCTGCACCGGCGCCGAGACGGCGAGCGCCAAGGCGGCGCGCCGAACAGAAGCCGTCGGAGGGAACAGCACGCGCTGCGGACCGCTCTGAATCGCCTCTGGACCTGAACCAATGA
- a CDS encoding tripartite tricarboxylate transporter substrate binding protein gives MAGWAWRTAIAAAAMLAAGFASAQPYPAKAVHILVPYPPGGGVDVLTRTLAETVSKSWTQSIVVENRPGAGGVIASQAIATSAPDGYNLIMVASGHATNPFLYPKLPYDTFKDFSPISLLASSPNVLLVRADSPFKSVGDVIAAAKAKPGSLSFAHAGNGTSTHLAGELLNSLAKIDLRAIPYKGGAPAINDLLGGQIPMSFNNGPESVGQLQAGTVRALAVTTASRAPLLPDVPSMSETVPGYDTEVWWGLLGPGNMPPDLVAKISRDFVAAVNTDDVKERLGKLGAISIGSTPDQFAAKIKADYDKWGPIIKAAGMKAE, from the coding sequence ATGGCCGGATGGGCCTGGCGGACCGCCATTGCAGCAGCGGCCATGCTTGCGGCCGGCTTCGCGTCGGCTCAGCCGTATCCGGCCAAGGCCGTTCATATCCTCGTTCCCTATCCACCCGGCGGCGGCGTCGACGTGCTGACACGCACGTTGGCCGAAACCGTGTCGAAATCCTGGACGCAATCGATCGTGGTCGAGAACCGGCCCGGCGCCGGCGGGGTCATCGCCTCGCAGGCGATCGCGACCTCGGCGCCCGACGGCTACAATCTGATCATGGTGGCGAGCGGCCACGCCACCAATCCGTTCCTCTATCCGAAGCTGCCCTACGACACGTTCAAGGATTTCTCGCCGATCTCGCTGTTGGCATCGTCGCCGAACGTGCTGCTGGTCCGCGCGGACTCCCCGTTCAAGTCGGTCGGCGACGTCATCGCGGCGGCGAAGGCCAAGCCGGGCAGCCTGTCGTTCGCCCATGCCGGCAACGGCACCTCGACCCATCTGGCCGGCGAGTTGCTCAATAGTCTCGCGAAGATCGATCTCAGGGCGATCCCCTACAAAGGCGGCGCGCCGGCGATCAACGACCTGCTCGGCGGGCAGATTCCGATGTCGTTCAACAACGGACCGGAATCGGTCGGGCAGTTGCAGGCCGGCACGGTCCGCGCGCTGGCGGTGACGACGGCGTCGCGCGCGCCGCTCCTGCCTGACGTGCCGAGCATGTCGGAGACCGTGCCGGGTTACGACACCGAGGTGTGGTGGGGCCTGCTCGGACCCGGCAACATGCCACCCGATCTGGTGGCGAAGATCTCGCGCGATTTCGTCGCGGCGGTGAATACCGATGATGTGAAGGAGCGGCTCGGCAAGCTCGGTGCGATCTCGATCGGCTCGACGCCCGACCAGTTCGCGGCCAAGATCAAGGCCGACTACGACAAATGGGGGCCGATCATCAAGGCCGCCGGCATGAAGGCGGAATAG